From the genome of Hydrogenobacter sp., one region includes:
- a CDS encoding PepSY domain-containing protein, producing the protein MKKLLLLGGLLAGFTLAIAEIENTLPNPKQAKISPQEATSSAKSQVGGDVLGYELEDEDGRLVYGVKLIKDAEEYDVKVDANTGKVLKVEKEEEEED; encoded by the coding sequence ATGAAGAAGCTCCTACTTTTAGGAGGACTTTTAGCAGGCTTTACGCTTGCCATTGCAGAGATTGAAAACACGCTACCAAACCCTAAGCAGGCTAAGATAAGCCCTCAGGAAGCGACAAGTTCTGCAAAGAGCCAAGTAGGTGGTGATGTTTTAGGCTACGAGCTTGAGGATGAGGACGGAAGGCTGGTCTATGGCGTCAAGCTTATAAAAGATGCGGAAGAGTACGATGTAAAGGTAGACGCCAACACGGGCAAGGTGCTAAAGGTGGAAAAGGAAGAAGAGGAAGAAGATTAA
- a CDS encoding HAMP domain-containing sensor histidine kinase encodes MNSLFVRVYIIFSILISLAFISLYVFVSYTLQQTLNEEIEWSLRTSWQSIASLIQEDGGFQYDEEVFSIFRKGSGNYLLVKQGNRVAEIQPDEYVLDFPQRYGFYTFEWKGRLIAGFIKSYEGYTIGVYRDVSEKRSYKNTLLKKFTLGWFLLLILFLLLSYVLWFLSLRNIRKLAKSIEISTPEELKPINIKLPSEFMPLLNSYNKLIERLNVYIQNQRLFLYHLSHHLKTPLSVIRTAVDLAFRQNRKKEELLNLLLNIRASVEKALKITEKMLFLYRLESKSHQTNLENFNLKLLIEEVLDELLPLIDKKNLTVDVKLDDVILEADKELVYSILINLVENAVKYSPIGGKIEITTNKGCLYISDNGPGIQEEDMEKVFEPFYRGSNVLSQEGSGLGLSISRAIAQLFGWKILLENKRNGGLLVKVCFSA; translated from the coding sequence ATGAATAGTCTCTTTGTAAGGGTTTACATTATCTTTTCTATACTTATATCCTTAGCCTTTATATCTCTTTATGTCTTTGTATCCTACACTTTACAACAGACTTTGAATGAAGAAATAGAGTGGTCCTTAAGGACTTCCTGGCAGTCTATAGCTTCGCTTATACAGGAAGATGGTGGTTTCCAGTACGATGAGGAAGTTTTTTCAATTTTCCGTAAAGGTTCCGGAAATTACCTTTTGGTAAAGCAAGGAAACAGGGTAGCTGAAATTCAACCTGATGAGTATGTTTTAGATTTTCCTCAACGCTATGGCTTTTATACCTTTGAATGGAAAGGTAGACTAATAGCAGGCTTTATAAAATCTTATGAAGGTTATACCATAGGTGTTTATAGAGACGTAAGCGAAAAACGATCCTATAAAAACACCTTGCTTAAAAAGTTTACCTTAGGTTGGTTTTTGCTTCTAATCTTGTTTCTTCTTTTGTCCTACGTCCTTTGGTTCCTGTCTTTGCGGAATATAAGAAAGCTTGCAAAAAGCATAGAGATAAGTACGCCAGAGGAGTTAAAGCCCATCAACATAAAACTTCCCTCTGAGTTTATGCCTCTTCTTAATTCCTATAACAAACTTATAGAACGATTAAACGTGTATATCCAAAATCAAAGACTTTTTCTGTATCACCTTTCACATCATCTAAAAACCCCACTTTCTGTAATAAGAACTGCGGTAGATCTTGCCTTCAGACAGAACAGGAAAAAAGAGGAACTTTTAAACCTCCTTCTAAACATAAGAGCTTCCGTAGAAAAGGCTTTGAAGATTACAGAAAAGATGCTCTTTCTTTATAGGCTTGAAAGCAAAAGCCATCAAACCAATCTTGAAAACTTTAACTTAAAATTACTCATTGAAGAAGTTTTAGATGAACTTTTGCCCCTTATTGACAAGAAAAACCTTACTGTAGACGTAAAACTTGATGATGTTATTTTAGAGGCAGACAAAGAACTTGTTTATTCCATACTAATAAATCTTGTAGAAAATGCGGTAAAGTATAGTCCCATTGGTGGTAAAATTGAGATCACTACGAATAAAGGCTGTCTATATATATCTGATAACGGACCTGGAATACAAGAAGAAGACATGGAAAAAGTTTTTGAGCCTTTCTATAGAGGTTCCAATGTTCTGAGTCAAGAAGGTTCAGGCTTGGGCCTGAGCATTTCAAGAGCCATAGCACAGCTCTTTGGGTGGAAGATTTTACTTGAAAACAAAAGAAATGGCGGTCTTCTCGTAAAGGTGTGTTTTTCAGCTTAG
- a CDS encoding response regulator transcription factor produces MRLLLVEDDKSLGRLIKRGLEEAGYTVDWVSDGITAEEYIKSVEYKVIILDLMLPKRDGFDLLKIARGHGIKTPIIILTARGATEDKVKGLDLGADDYLSKPFAFEELLARIRALIRRSYGVLENRVSFSDVVVDLNTHRVFKSNREVQLTHMEWKLISLLVLNLGRPLSKTYLNEQLYGWNAFPDSNVVEVLISKLRKKLDPEGKYIKTIKGYGYLLSNE; encoded by the coding sequence ATGAGGCTTCTCCTTGTAGAAGACGATAAAAGCTTAGGAAGACTTATAAAAAGAGGATTAGAAGAGGCTGGCTATACCGTAGATTGGGTCTCTGACGGAATCACAGCGGAAGAATATATAAAAAGTGTAGAATATAAAGTGATCATTTTAGACCTTATGCTTCCTAAAAGGGACGGTTTTGATCTTCTAAAAATAGCACGAGGTCATGGAATTAAAACTCCCATAATAATACTTACTGCACGAGGTGCTACAGAAGATAAGGTAAAAGGTCTTGATTTAGGTGCTGATGATTATCTTTCAAAGCCTTTTGCTTTTGAGGAGCTTCTTGCAAGAATAAGAGCTTTAATAAGAAGGTCTTATGGTGTTTTAGAAAATAGGGTTTCTTTTTCTGATGTAGTTGTAGATCTCAACACTCACCGTGTTTTTAAAAGTAATAGAGAGGTACAACTTACCCACATGGAATGGAAATTAATTTCCTTATTGGTTTTAAACCTGGGCAGACCTTTGTCTAAAACATACCTTAATGAACAGCTTTATGGATGGAATGCTTTTCCAGATAGCAACGTAGTAGAAGTACTAATAAGCAAGTTAAGGAAAAAACTTGACCCAGAAGGAAAGTATATAAAGACAATAAAAGGTTATGGATATCTTTTAAGTAATGAATAG
- the nadC gene encoding carboxylating nicotinate-nucleotide diphosphorylase, whose product MEDALRLFLKEDIGTGDITTESICRGERVRAVIRAKDEGILAGMPFAIKVFELLGGVGVITSKMDGVTFKKGDELLVIEGSAESILKGERLALNILQRLSGIATLTRKFVERLEGTRIEILDTRKTTPGFRIFEKYAVRVGGGKNHRFALYDMVLIKDNHKKVAGSITEAVRRVRQVVSPAYKIEVEVENIEELKQALDCGVDIVMLDNFTPDGVKEAVKVAKGSVKLEVSGNITPENITLYAIEGVDYISCGFITHSARWLDMSLKIV is encoded by the coding sequence ATGGAGGATGCTCTGAGATTATTCTTGAAAGAGGACATAGGAACCGGGGACATAACAACTGAAAGTATCTGCAGGGGCGAAAGGGTCAGAGCGGTTATAAGGGCTAAAGATGAGGGAATTCTTGCAGGTATGCCCTTTGCGATAAAGGTGTTTGAACTTTTAGGAGGTGTTGGAGTAATAACTTCAAAGATGGACGGTGTAACTTTTAAAAAAGGGGACGAGCTTCTGGTAATTGAGGGTTCTGCGGAGAGTATTCTCAAGGGTGAGAGGCTCGCTCTAAACATACTACAAAGGCTTAGCGGAATAGCCACGCTGACACGGAAGTTCGTTGAAAGGCTTGAAGGTACACGAATTGAGATCCTTGATACTAGAAAAACTACACCGGGATTCAGGATCTTTGAGAAATACGCGGTGCGTGTGGGTGGAGGTAAAAATCACCGGTTTGCCTTATATGATATGGTTCTCATAAAAGATAATCACAAAAAAGTAGCGGGTAGCATAACCGAAGCGGTAAGAAGGGTCAGGCAGGTCGTCAGTCCCGCCTATAAGATAGAGGTGGAAGTTGAAAATATAGAAGAACTCAAACAAGCCTTAGATTGCGGTGTAGATATAGTTATGTTGGACAACTTTACACCTGATGGTGTGAAGGAGGCTGTAAAAGTAGCTAAAGGCAGTGTGAAGTTGGAGGTTTCTGGTAACATAACGCCTGAGAACATCACTCTTTATGCGATTGAAGGCGTAGATTATATCTCATGTGGTTTCATAACCCATTCGGCTCGCTGGCTTGACATGAGCCTGAAGATAGTTTAA
- a CDS encoding glycogen/starch synthase: MKVVMVAFESAPYLKVGGLGDVIHSLSKTLVRLGHQVSVITPLHKKIKADLKKVRENLKIYIDHEWKAFNLYEDTYEGIRYLFVDHPLYYHREYVYAPPKGDYEDNALRSGFFSMAGLEVMRQISLSPDVIHTHDWHTALLGLYKELYYQDMNNVALVFTIHNAMHQGIFDSMFLPRLNLPWEVFHPFGGIEFYGKINLLKAGITFCDVLTTVSPSYAEELKENAYGLEGVIKEKKYFFGILNGIDYDIWNPERDRYIKVHYSIKNFKKKKYQNKKHLRDVFGLDDAQDKPLVGMVSRLTAQKGFDIIKGMMDEAVAEGFEFVFLGSGEETYQNMLIEFMKKYPKSVRVRIEYNEELAHIVYAGSDMFLMPSLFEPCGISQMIAMRYGTVPIVRKVGGLKDTVIDVVENPQEGTGFTFEEYKPKELLHAMLKAAVYYEMEKCNSSRRWSQLVKRCMSKDFSWEKSAKEYESVYSSAMLLRRYDT, translated from the coding sequence ATGAAAGTTGTTATGGTAGCTTTTGAGAGCGCACCCTACCTTAAGGTGGGTGGGTTGGGGGATGTGATACACTCACTCTCAAAAACATTGGTAAGATTGGGACACCAAGTGAGTGTGATCACCCCACTTCACAAAAAGATAAAGGCAGATCTTAAAAAGGTGAGGGAAAACCTTAAAATTTATATAGACCACGAGTGGAAAGCTTTTAATCTTTATGAGGATACGTATGAAGGTATCCGTTACCTCTTTGTAGACCATCCACTTTATTACCATAGAGAATACGTGTATGCACCTCCAAAAGGTGATTACGAAGACAATGCGCTCAGATCGGGATTTTTCAGTATGGCAGGGCTTGAGGTAATGAGACAGATTTCACTCTCTCCAGATGTGATACACACACACGATTGGCACACGGCGCTCTTGGGTCTTTACAAAGAGCTTTACTATCAGGATATGAACAATGTAGCCCTTGTTTTCACTATACACAACGCTATGCATCAAGGTATCTTTGATAGCATGTTTCTGCCGAGACTCAATCTTCCTTGGGAAGTTTTCCATCCCTTCGGTGGTATTGAGTTTTATGGAAAGATAAACCTTTTAAAAGCGGGCATAACTTTCTGCGATGTTCTCACTACGGTGAGCCCCTCTTATGCGGAAGAGTTAAAGGAGAATGCCTACGGTCTTGAAGGTGTGATAAAAGAAAAGAAGTACTTTTTTGGTATACTCAACGGTATAGATTACGATATATGGAACCCTGAAAGAGACAGGTACATAAAAGTACACTATAGCATAAAGAATTTTAAGAAAAAGAAGTACCAAAATAAGAAGCATCTGAGAGATGTGTTCGGTCTTGACGATGCACAGGACAAACCTCTTGTAGGTATGGTATCAAGGCTGACAGCTCAAAAGGGTTTTGATATCATAAAGGGCATGATGGATGAAGCCGTTGCAGAAGGCTTTGAGTTTGTATTTTTAGGCTCAGGTGAAGAAACTTATCAAAACATGCTCATTGAGTTCATGAAAAAGTATCCCAAGAGTGTGAGAGTCAGGATAGAGTATAACGAGGAACTTGCACATATAGTTTATGCAGGAAGCGATATGTTCCTGATGCCTTCCCTCTTTGAACCCTGCGGTATATCCCAGATGATAGCCATGAGGTATGGCACAGTTCCTATAGTTAGAAAGGTAGGTGGGTTGAAAGATACGGTGATTGATGTTGTGGAAAACCCCCAAGAAGGTACAGGTTTTACCTTTGAAGAGTACAAGCCTAAGGAACTTCTCCACGCTATGCTCAAAGCTGCGGTTTATTACGAAATGGAAAAGTGCAACAGCTCAAGAAGATGGTCCCAGCTCGTGAAGAGATGCATGTCCAAAGATTTTTCTTGGGAAAAAAGCGCCAAAGAGTACGAAAGCGTTTACTCTTCTGCTATGCTTTTGAGAAGATATGATACTTGA
- the rfaE2 gene encoding D-glycero-beta-D-manno-heptose 1-phosphate adenylyltransferase, whose protein sequence is MILDLESLIEFLERERAKGKKIVFTNGCFDLLHAGHAHYLKRAKELGDILVVGINSDSSVRRIKGDKRPIIKQEMRAYLVDSLKPVDYVVIFEEDTPERLIRSIKPHVLVKGGDWNIENIVGADFVLSYGGRVERIEFSFDISTSIIVQKILSIYRDISK, encoded by the coding sequence ATGATACTTGATCTTGAAAGCTTAATAGAGTTTTTGGAGAGAGAGAGAGCCAAAGGCAAGAAGATAGTCTTTACAAACGGATGCTTTGATCTGCTTCATGCCGGACACGCCCATTATCTAAAGAGGGCTAAGGAGTTAGGAGACATACTCGTGGTAGGCATAAACTCGGACAGTTCCGTAAGGAGGATAAAAGGAGATAAAAGACCTATAATAAAACAGGAGATGAGAGCTTACCTTGTGGACAGCTTAAAACCAGTTGATTACGTGGTGATATTTGAAGAGGACACACCAGAAAGGTTAATAAGGAGCATCAAGCCCCACGTACTTGTCAAAGGTGGAGACTGGAATATAGAGAATATAGTTGGTGCTGACTTTGTACTCTCTTACGGAGGAAGAGTGGAAAGGATAGAGTTCTCTTTTGATATATCCACGAGTATAATAGTGCAAAAAATCCTGTCTATCTATAGAGACATTTCCAAGTGA
- a CDS encoding recombination protein O N-terminal domain-containing protein: MSSKSKVIVLRRLLVGEEDLLLKVYGWGGVMNLFVREGALAQSRYAGIFEPFNVVELTYRQSGEIIIPIDISKVSFLSYLALESYERYLWMCSLAGFFIKWVRYYDKQLFEVFLNYLSIRIKNVSIFFLRFKLDILKAMGLYKEMIFEEDIRSVVRTLSEGRKLLLERMKLDKEIISKIEKIIDAHLEMSL, from the coding sequence ATGTCCTCAAAAAGCAAGGTGATCGTACTAAGGAGACTTCTCGTGGGGGAGGAGGATCTTTTACTTAAGGTTTACGGTTGGGGTGGAGTGATGAACCTCTTTGTGAGGGAGGGCGCACTTGCGCAGAGCAGATATGCTGGTATTTTTGAACCCTTCAATGTAGTTGAACTCACCTACAGGCAAAGCGGTGAGATAATAATCCCCATAGATATAAGTAAGGTGAGTTTTCTGTCCTATTTAGCTTTGGAAAGTTACGAAAGATACCTGTGGATGTGCAGTCTCGCAGGTTTTTTTATAAAATGGGTGAGGTATTACGATAAGCAACTTTTTGAGGTATTTCTAAATTACCTCTCTATAAGGATCAAAAACGTTAGCATATTTTTTCTCAGGTTCAAACTGGATATTCTCAAAGCTATGGGGCTTTACAAAGAAATGATCTTTGAAGAAGACATAAGATCCGTTGTAAGAACTTTATCTGAGGGTAGAAAATTACTGCTTGAAAGGATGAAACTTGATAAAGAGATCATCAGTAAGATAGAAAAGATCATAGACGCTCACTTGGAAATGTCTCTATAG
- the panC gene encoding pantoate--beta-alanine ligase, with protein MPTLFRKVKDVRNYIRNLRHSAENNYSVGLVPTMGYLHEGHMELVRKSKLQNDITVVSIYVNPLQFGKGEDYERYPRDLERDLAMCEEAGVDIVFAPTDEEIYPQKPKVEINVEGISNVLEGAFRTGHFSGVALIVLKLFNIVQPDRAYFGEKDFQQLKLIERLVRDLSYPVEIVPVPTVRDKDGLALSSRNTYLKENERESALSIYRSFLIAQKLFKVGNTKAEDLKEAIKDYISRHPHVKKIDYVEIVDEEFNIKSGEVSEGDRILVAVWIGDTRLIDNWRLSYEEV; from the coding sequence ATGCCTACCTTGTTCAGGAAAGTCAAAGATGTGAGAAACTATATAAGGAATCTAAGACATTCTGCGGAAAACAATTACAGCGTAGGTTTAGTTCCAACCATGGGATATCTACACGAAGGACACATGGAGCTTGTGAGAAAGTCTAAACTTCAGAACGATATAACCGTGGTTAGTATATACGTCAACCCCCTTCAGTTTGGTAAAGGCGAAGATTACGAAAGATATCCCAGAGATCTGGAGAGGGATCTCGCCATGTGTGAAGAAGCGGGTGTAGATATAGTATTTGCCCCGACAGATGAGGAGATTTATCCACAAAAGCCTAAGGTGGAAATAAATGTGGAGGGGATAAGCAACGTACTTGAGGGAGCTTTCAGGACAGGTCACTTCAGCGGTGTTGCCCTGATAGTCCTGAAGCTCTTTAACATAGTTCAGCCCGATAGGGCATACTTTGGCGAAAAAGACTTTCAACAACTAAAACTCATAGAGAGACTCGTAAGGGATCTATCTTATCCGGTTGAAATAGTGCCTGTACCTACAGTGAGGGACAAAGATGGTCTTGCGTTGAGTTCAAGAAATACCTATCTGAAGGAAAACGAAAGGGAATCCGCACTTTCCATATACAGATCCTTTCTGATAGCTCAAAAGCTCTTTAAGGTAGGAAACACGAAAGCCGAAGACCTCAAAGAAGCAATAAAGGATTACATAAGCAGGCATCCACACGTTAAAAAGATAGATTACGTGGAGATAGTGGATGAAGAATTTAACATAAAAAGCGGTGAAGTTTCTGAAGGTGATAGGATACTCGTTGCGGTTTGGATAGGTGATACGAGACTTATAGACAACTGGAGGCTTAGCTATGAAGAGGTATGA